Sequence from the Paenibacillus tundrae genome:
GCTCTCACTTACTGTAGTGATCGTAATGGCATTGAGGATTTCCGGCAGACCGCCGCGATCAAACTCGACGTCAACAACCGGACCCATGATGCTCACAACGCGTCCTTTGTTCATCTTAACGTTCCCCTCCTACAAGCCTGCTACTTTTGCAAAAATAATGTCCGTTCGTTTATCTTTGCTCTGCAAGCCTTCATTAATAAAAAAACGATTATCCTTGTGCTGCGTTGGCACCTGCCACAATTTCCGTAATCTCCTGCGTAATCGCCGCTTGACGGGCACGGTTATAAGTCAATGACAAGTCATTAATGAGTTTAGATGCATTTTTCGTTGCATTACCCATTGCCGTCATTTTCGCGCCTAGCTCACTCGCCTTACCGTTCAGAAGTGCACCATAGATCAGCGTCTCCGCATAACGCGGTAGCAAAACCTCAAGTACAGCTTCAGCAGACGGCTCGTATTCGTAGCTCGCTGTTGGTCCTTCCGCAGCAGACACCTCAGGTGTTTCCATTGGAAGAAGTTTCTCTACCGTAGGAATCTGGGTCAACGCATTCACAAAGCGGTTATAACAAATGTACAATTCATCAAAATGAGCCAGTTCAAACCCATGAACAGCTTCGTGTGCAATGGATTTGATGTCTGCAAATGAAGGTGAATCCGACAGATCCGTTGTTGTGGATGCCATCGCAATTTCACGACGTCTGAAGTAGTCGCGTCCTTTACGTCCAATGACGAACAATTCGTAGTCATCCTGAGAGGTGTGGCGTTCCTTGAGCGTCTGGTTAACCTGACGCAGAACGTTCGCATTGTAACCACCTGCAAGACCACGATCCGATGTAATGATTAGATAAGCTGTCTTTTTGACCGGACGGCTCTCCAGCATCGGATGCTGAATACCTTGCGTACTGGATGCAATACTAGCTACAACTTCTTTCAGCTTCTCCGAATAAGGACGGGCTGCCTCAGCTTTTTCCTGCGCTTTACG
This genomic interval carries:
- the atpG gene encoding ATP synthase F1 subunit gamma; its protein translation is MAKGMREIKRQIKSVQSTKQITKAMEMVAAAKLRKAQEKAEAARPYSEKLKEVVASIASSTQGIQHPMLESRPVKKTAYLIITSDRGLAGGYNANVLRQVNQTLKERHTSQDDYELFVIGRKGRDYFRRREIAMASTTTDLSDSPSFADIKSIAHEAVHGFELAHFDELYICYNRFVNALTQIPTVEKLLPMETPEVSAAEGPTASYEYEPSAEAVLEVLLPRYAETLIYGALLNGKASELGAKMTAMGNATKNASKLINDLSLTYNRARQAAITQEITEIVAGANAAQG